From a single Miscanthus floridulus cultivar M001 chromosome 8, ASM1932011v1, whole genome shotgun sequence genomic region:
- the LOC136471164 gene encoding uncharacterized protein produces MASAVASNVHAVPAAAGPMSFGWLGPPRLSFGARDAAAAAAVPAGVEEHASTAASSNAEPAAISKDFIDFEFSLGGSATMLPADELFADGKLLPLRPQGAAGKMAAATEAERELVRRDNALVAEVTPSPEPVRAMHPAAAEAALDPYVFSPKAPTCSSRWRELLRLRKVQTPQKPSPSASASPSASPAATASTPSRASNSSAARSLKLLLLQRNGGRASCAAASDLSAAPLLRDSSDSETSLSLASSRFSLSSSSSSSCHDHDDFPRHSLDAIDPTPRPRIRLVRSHPHAPQPQPHPHVAASASAPARAAHSPARRRPSPSPPPPPSVVSVDSPRMNASGKIVFQGLERSCSSPAGSVHSYMRSRSRVMDRSYSAGVRATPVVLNVPVCSRPVFGFFKDKKDAAAKDAASVRARSALGRRTTAGSTTPAAAAGGVSGRDLGSGN; encoded by the coding sequence atggcctccGCCGTCGCTAGCAACGTGCACGCGGTACCCGCCGCCGCAGGGCCCATGTCCTTCGGCTGGCTCGGCCCGCCGCGCCTGTCCTTCGGCGcccgcgacgccgccgccgctgcggcgGTGCCAGCGGGGGTGGAGGAGCACGCCTCCACGGCGGCGTCGTCCAATGCGGAACCGGCGGCGATCTCCAAGGACTTCATCGACTTCGAGTTCAGCCTCGGCGGGTCCGCCACCATGCTCCCCGCGGACGAGCTCTTCGCCGACGGGAAGCTGCTCCCGCTCCGCCCGCAAGGTGCCGCCGGGAAGATGGCGGCGGCCacggaggccgagcgggagctgGTGCGGCGGGACAACGCGCTGGTCGCGGAGGTCACGCCCTCGCCGGAGCCGGTCAGGGCGATGCACcccgcggcggcggaggcggcgctcgACCCGTACGTGTTCTCGCCCAAGGCGCCCACGTGCTCCAGCCGGTGGCGGGAGCTGCTCCGGCTCAGGAAGGTCCAGACGCCGCAGAAGCCGTCCCCGTCCGCGTCCGCGTCGCCGTCGGCGTCCCCCGCGGCGACGGCGTCGACCCCGTCCAGGGCGTCCAACTCCTCGGCGGCCAGGTCGCTGAAGCTGCTGCTCCTCCAGCGGAACGGCGGCCGCGCGTCGTGCGCCGCCGCGTCGGACCTCTCCGCGGCGCCTCTCCTCCGCGACAGCTCCGACTCGGAGACGTCCCTCTCCCTCGCCTCCTCCCGCTTCTCgctctcgtcgtcgtcgtcctcgtcctgcCACGACCACGACGACTTCCCGCGCCACTCCCTCGACGCCATCGACCCCACCCCACGTCCCCGCATCCGCCTAGTCCGTTCCCACCCGCACGCGCCGCAGCCGCAACCACACCCACACGTCGCTGCATCCGCCTCGGCTCCCGCCCGCGCCGCGCATAGTCCCGCTCGCCGCCGCCCGTCtccgtcgcccccgccgccgccaagcGTGGTCTCCGTGGACTCCCCACGCATGAACGCGTCAGGCAAGATCGTGTTCCAGGGCCTGGAACGTAGCTGCAGCTCCCCCGCCGGCAGCGTGCACTCATACATGCGGTCACGGTCCCGCGTCATGGACCGATCCTACTCCGCGGGCGTCCGCGCCACGCCGGTCGTGCTCAACGTGCCAGTGTGCTCACGGCCGGTGTTCGGCTTCTTCAAGGACAAGAAGGACGCCGCGGCCAAGGACGCAGCCTCCGTGCGGGCGCGGTCGGCGCTGGGCCGTAGGACGACCGCAGGCAGCACCACCCCGGCCGCCGCAGCCGGTGGAGTGAGCGGCAGAGATCTTGGCAGTGGTAACTGA